Below is a window of Candidatus Kinetoplastibacterium oncopeltii TCC290E DNA.
GAATACGACTGAGATTAATAATCTTTAAATTAAATAACTAAATTTTCTTATTATTTAATCTTCTTATTATGACTAAACAACGTTGAGAACAAATTCCAGGAATAATAAGTTTCTCCATTCTACTAATACACCAATCTTTCATAGATGAAAAATCATCAATTTCCTTTTTTGGAACTATTCCTTTCATTGAACATAACATACCATCTTCTTTAACATGAAAACCTGAAGTCTCAGTGAACTTGGACAAAGAAGAAAAAGCTCTTGATATTGCAATATCACATTCTAGAGACTTAAGATTTTCTATCCTAGAGTGATAAATTAAAATATTTGATAATAAATTAGTGCTCGCAACATGCCTCATGAAAGATGTTTTTTTAAAAACAGA
It encodes the following:
- the rsmG gene encoding 16S rRNA (guanine(527)-N(7))-methyltransferase RsmG; the encoded protein is MDLYKNKVLDEFLSDACSILNIKISTDQKILLSNYLSMIQKWNRYSNITSMNDYEYMLIHHIIDSLSVLPFLDFFYKKKITICDVGSGAGLPGIVLAIMRPDWSVICVDSVFKKTSFMRHVASTNLLSNILIYHSRIENLKSLECDIAISRAFSSLSKFTETSGFHVKEDGMLCSMKGIVPKKEIDDFSSMKDWCISRMEKLIIPGICSQRCLVIIRRLNNKKI